The proteins below are encoded in one region of Hordeum vulgare subsp. vulgare chromosome 3H, MorexV3_pseudomolecules_assembly, whole genome shotgun sequence:
- the LOC123440307 gene encoding uncharacterized protein LOC123440307, whose product MARRGGMGQQLLLGCCILVALALACGVASAQTSENGQSIKLPPKAAFQTITIPKNSTKRLFAVTCSERRKTPCVVSCPRRCPNKCLAYCKYCMSFCVCDLVPGTSCGDPRFTGGDGNTFYFHGKKDQDFCIVADEALHINAHFIGNHNPAVKRSFTWIQAIGVSFGQHRLYVGARKAAVWDEEEDHIHIMLDGETVDMETVKNTRWVSKALPALSVTRTDTVNAAMVELDGVFSISANAVPITEEDSQIHSYGKTGSDSLVHLDLGFKFHSLTKGVDGVLGQTYQPEYVNKVDIGAKMPIMGGAPKYLSSSLFSTDCAVSKFRSNNVARGPVVTFAS is encoded by the exons ATggcgcggcgcggcggcatgGGTCAGCAGCTGCTGCTGGGCTGCTGCATCCTGGTGGCGCTCGCGCTGGCGTGCGGCGTAGCCTCGGCGCAAACGTCGGAGAACGGTCAGTCCATCAAGCTCCCGCCCAAGGCCGCGTTCCAGACCATCACCATCCCCAAGAACAGCACTAAGCGCCTGTTCGCGGTCACCTGCTCAGAGAGGCGCAAGACGCCCTGCGTCGTGTCCTGCCCGCGCCGCTGCCCCAACAAGTGCCTCGCCTACTGCAAATACTGCATGTCATTCTGCG TGTGTGATCTCGTCCCGGGCACTTCGTGCGGGGACCCTCGCTTCACCGGCGGGGACGGCAACACCTTCTACTTCCACGGCAAGAAGGACCAGGACTTCTGCATCGTCGCCGACGAGGCCCTCCACATCAACGCCCACTTCATCGGCAACCACAACCCCGCCGTAAAGCGCAGCTTCACGTGGATCCAGGCCATCGGCGTCAGCTTCGGACAGCACCGCCTCTACGTCGGCGCTCGCAAGGCCGCCGTCTGGGACGAGGAAGAGGACCACATCCACATCATGTTGGACGGCGAGACCGTCGACATGGAGACCGTCAAGAACACCCGGTGGGTCTCCAAGGCCTTGCCCGCCTTGTCCGTCACGCGCACCGACACGGTGAACGCCGCCATGGTGGAGCTCGACGGCGTGTTCAGCATCTCGGCCAACGCGGTGCCGATCACCGAGGAGGACTCGCAGATCCACAGCTATGGCAAGACCGGGAGTGACAGCCTCGTGCACCTTGACCTCGGCTTCAAGTTCCATTCCCTCACCAAGGGTGTGGACGGTGTGCTCGGCCAGACCTACCAGCCGGAGTATGTCAACAAGGTGGACATCGGCGCCAAGATGCCCATCATGGGAGGCGCACCGAAATACCTTTCGTCCAGTCTTTTCTCGACGGATTGCGCCGTCTCCAAGTTCCGCAGCAACAACGTCGCCCGCGGGCCTGTCGTCACATTTGCCTCGTAA